In the Catenovulum adriaticum genome, GTTTAGCTTGCCCAATTGTTAATTCGCTCATAGTGGCATTAATTGGTGTGTTTGGCCCTGTGCCTCTTGGATAGCGCACAACAGCGGGTTGCGGTAACTGATAGCCTGTATATAGCATTTGTCGACACTCGTTTTCATCTGAGGGTGTCATTATGACTAAATTAGGGATGCAACGTAAAAAGCTCAAATCGAACGTACCTTGATGGGTTGGGCCATCAGCACCGACAATCCCTGCACGATCAACCGCAAATAAAACCGGCAAGTTTTGCAGAGCAACATCATGAATGAGTTGATCATAGCCACGCTGTAAAAAGGTTGAGTAAATCGCAACAACTGGTTTTAAACCTGCAATAGCCATACCTGTCGCTAACGTAATTGCATGTTGCTCTGCAATGGCAACATCAAAATATTGTTTAGGAAACGCTTTTGAAAATTTAACCATGCCTGAGCCTTCACGCATAGCAGGGGTGATTGCCATTAATTTATTGTCGCTTTGTGCCATGTCACACAGCCAATCACCAAATACTTTTGAATACGTGGGGGATGGGCTCGATTTTTTAGGTAGCTCGGTGGTTTTTAAATCAAATTTAGGAACGGCGTGATAACCAATGGGATCTTTTTCAGCGGGTTGATAGCCTTTTCCTTTTTTTGTGACAACATGTAGCAGCTGTGGTCCTTTTAAACTGCGCATGTTTTTTAAGGTATTAACTAACGCTAGTACATCATGACCGTCAATTGGGCCAATATAGTTAAATCCCAGCTCTTCAAAAATGGTACTTGGTGCTATCATGCCTTTTAAATGTTCTTCAGCCTTACTGGCTAGCTCTTTAATTGGCGGCATAGAGCTTAAGATTTTTTTGCCACTTTCTCTAAACGAGGTATAAACAGAGCCAGATAAAATTTTAGCTAAATGACTATTTAGTGCGCCGACGTTTTCCGAAATTGACATATCATTATCATTGAGCACAACTAACATATCTTTATTAAGGTGACCTGCGTGATTCATTGCCTCAAATGCCATACCAGCGGTAATAGCACCGTCACCTATAACGGCAACTGATTGTCGGCCTTTGGCTTCTTTTTCGGCAGCAATTGCAATCCCCAAAGCCGCACTGATTGAAGTTGAGGAGTGACCCACACTTAAAGTGTCGTACTCACTTTCTTCACGCCAGGGAAACGGGTGTAAGCCATTGTATTGTCTGATACTGTTAATTTGCTCGCGACGACCAGTCAAAATTTTATGTGGGTAAGCTTGATGGCCCACGTCCCAAATTAATTTATCAAAGGGCGTATTATAAACATAATGCAGCGCGACGGTTAGCTCAACTGTACCTAAACCTGATGCAAAATGACCACTGCTTTTGCTAACACAAGCTAATAAAAAGTCACGTAACTCATTAGCGAGTTCAGGCAACTCATTAACTGGCAAGCTACGTAACTCGTCTGGCTCGTTAATTAGTCTTAATCTGGGGTATTTGTGTATATTAGTGCTCATGTAATTAGTGTTGTCGCTTAATTATAAACTGGGCAAAATCCATTAGAGGCTGTGTATTGTAGGGGAGATCTTCAATTTGCTCTAGTGCTGATTGAAAAACTTGCTCCGCTTTGTGCACTGCGCCCGTTAAACCAAGTAAGCTAGGGTAAGTACTTTTATTTGACTTTTGATCTGACCCTTGTGGTTTACCCAATGCATCTGTGGTTGCAGTTACGTCTAAAATATCGTCTTGTATTTGAAAAGCCAAACCGATTAGCTCTGCAAATCGTTCAAATTTTTGTTTTTGCTCATCGCTTAAATTACGTTGTGCTGCGCAGCCCATGCTAACCGCGGCTTTAAGTAAAGCGCCGGTTTTTAAGCTATGAATGTTGGCAAGTGATTCTAAACCAACAGATTTATTTTCAGCTTCTAAATCAAGAGACTGGCCGCCACACATGCCTTGGTAACCTGAAGCTTGTGCTAAAATTTTTACCCAGCTGAGTTTTATGTCAGTCTGTACATCGGCGTTAATCAGTAATTCAAATGCCAGCGTTTGTAATGCATCTCCTGCTAAAATAGCATGCGCTTCATCAAATTGAATATGACAGGTTGGTTTACCACGGCGAAGATCGTCATCATCCATGGCAGGCAAATCGTCATGCACTAGTGAATAGCTATGGATACATTCAAGCGCTACGGCTGCAGGTTGGATAAGTTTAGGATCGATTGCCAATACTTTTGCCATAATTTGCAGTAAAAAAGGTCTGAGTCTTTTCCCGCCATTACTCACGCTATATTCCATTGCCTGATGCAATTTAGGCGCTATATCGTTAGGCAACTGGCTAAACGTTTGGACCAAGGTTTGATTAAACTCAGTTTGAAAACGTTGTAGCTCGGTTTGAATACACATTAATTTAATGTCTCTATACTGGTATCGATTAATTCTGACTGGCCGTTTTTATCCATTAAAATTTTAATTTTTTGCTCTGCAGAATCTAACTTTTGTTGACTGGCTCTAACTAAACCTACGCCTCGTTCAAATTGTTTGAGTGCTTCTTCAAGTGGTAATTCACCTAACTCTAATTGCTCAATCACTTTTTCTAATTCCGACATGCTTGCTTCAAGGCTCATGTTTTCTGGTTTTTTACTCGGCATTGTTCTTTAGTCTCTTTTCAATCTGTCTATATAATTTACGCAAATATTTTACCCCAAATCTATCAGATAAATTGGTTAATTTAAAAAAAACCTGTGTAAATTGAAAATAAATTAACTTAAGCAGATGAAAAAGCTAAGCTTTTGGTTTATCTTGCCGATAGATTAGCCAGTACCTATGGTTTTGCAACGTCTAAACTTGCGGCTAACCTTAAGTCGGTTTAAATTTAAATCAATTCTAAAAATTATATTTACTATTATTAGCAGTTAATAAACATGAGCAAAATGAGCTTACACACTACAATTTGGAGGCCTATGTGGATTTAGCAACGGTTATTGGAATAATTGGTGCAATCGCATTTATCGTGATGGCAATGATCCTGGGCGGCGACTTAAGCATGTTTTTTGATGTGCCATCAGTGCTTATTGTATTTTGTGGGTCTTTGTTTGTTGTGTTAGCCAATTTTACCATGGGGCAATTTTTTGGCATTGGTAAAATTCTTGGCAAAGCTTTTATGTTTAAAATTGAAAGCCCTGAAGAATTGATCGAAAAATCAGTTGAAATGGCTGATGCAGCCAGAAAAGGCGGCTTTTTAGCCTTAGAAGAAGCTCAAATTGATAATCCTTTTATGCGTAAAGGGGTTGATATGCTTGTGGATGGGCATGATGGTGATGTAGTAAAAGCCACCTTGTCTAAAGATATTGAGTTAACCACCGAGCGCCATGAAGCGGGGGTTGGCTTGCTAAAAGCATTAGGCGATGTTGCGCCTGCAATGGGGATGATAGGTACACTGATTGGTTTGGTTGCTATGTTATCGAATATGGACGATCCTAAAGCAATTGGCCCTGCGATGGCAGTTGCATTATTGACCACGCTTTATGGCGCTTTTTTAGCAAATGTTATCGCATTGCCGCTTGCGGCCAAATTAACTTTGCGTAAAGAAGAAGAAAAACTGAATCAAAGTTTGATTTTGGATGCTATTCTGGGTATTCAAGATGGTCAAAATCCTAGGGTGATTGAGGGAGTATTAAAAAACTATTTGGCTGAATCTAAACGCTCAGTGGCTCAAGAGTAGGGAGCAAAGCAATGGTTGATGATTGTCCTCCATGTAAAAAATGTCCACCGCCGGGTTTACCAGCGTGGATGGGCACATTTGCGGATTTAATGTCGTTATTAATGTGCTTTTTTGTTTTACTGCTCGCATTTTCAGAAATGGACGTACTTAAATTTAAACAAATTGCAGGCTCAATGAAATTTGCGTTTGGGGTACAAAACAAATTAGAAATTAAAGATATCCCTAAAGGAACGTCTGTAATTGCACAAGAATTCAGACCAGGTCGCCCTGATCCAACGCCTATTGAAACCATACAACAGCAAACTGTTGAAATGACTCAGCCCACTTTAGAGTTTGAAGCCGGTGATGAAGATTCAGCGGGTGGTCGGCAAAAACAAAGAGGCGATCAACGCGGTGGTACAGCCGCAGACTCGGCCAGCGCCCAGTCATCCACCGCTCAGTCACAATCTTCAGCAGAAGAAATGAGTGAACTCGTTAAAAAGATAGCGCAGCAACTAGAAGAGCAAATTGTCGATGGCGCAATTGAACTTGAATCTTTAGGCCAGCAAATTATTATTCGAATTCGAGAAAATGGTGCATTTCCATCAGGTTCTGCTTTTTTACAGTCTCAATTTAAGCCTATTATTCGTCAAGTGGCAGAACTTTTAAATGAAGTTCCGGGCGAAATCACAGTTTCAGGACATACAGATAACCAAAATGCTATCTCTGAATTGTATAGCTCAAATTGGGAGTTATCTGCAAAACGTGCCGTTGCGGTTGCGCACGAAATGTTAACGGTCCCCGGGTTTGATCAACATAGATTAATTGTAGTAGGCCATGCCGATACACGGCCATTAGTACCTAATAATACGCAGGCTAATCGACGTCGTAATCGACGAGTCGAAATTTCGATATTGCAAGGTAAAGCAAAAGAGTCAGACCCAATTACCGTTTCACCCAATACAACAATTACCCAATAAAGGGTTGCCCAAGTTAATTGACTTGGGCAATTAGTTTAGTAAAACCATTCTTTCTGATGATTAAATTCAGTATAATCGCCGACCAAATTTATCCGATTTAATAATGTGACCCAAGATATGATCAAGTTTATAGTTAAAATGCATCCTGAAATTTCGATTAAAAGTCGTTCGGTGCGTTTACGCTTTACCAAAATACTCGAAAGCAATATTAAAAATGTATTACGCCGAGTAGATGAAAAAGCTTGGGTTCAAAAACAGTGGGACTGTTTAGAAGTAAGAGTCAGTGACGATAAACGAGATATAGCGATTGAGCGCATGCAATGTGTGCCGGGTATTGCGTTTTTCTCTGAAGTTAAACAGTCTGAATTTGTCAGCTTTGATGATGTTTGCGACAAAGTATTAGCTTTATATCGTGAAGATGTAGAGGGCAAAACCTTTTGTGTTCGGGTTAAGCGCCGCGGTAATCATGAGTTTTCATCAAAAGATTTAGAACGTTATGTGGGCGGATATTTAAACCAAACAATTGAGTCGGCTAGCGTTAAATTAACTCGTCCACAAATGACAGTTAATTTAGAGGTCACTAATGATCAATTATTTTTAATTGGTGAGCGTTTTCAAGGGTTAGGTGGTTTTCCTATTGCGACTCAAGATGATGTTTTATCTCTTATTTCAGGTGGTTACGATTCAGGTGTTGCCAGTTACTTAACCATGCGCCGGGGCTATAAAACTCACTTTTTATTTTTTAATTTAGGCGGTGCAGCCCACGAAATTGGGGTTAAGCAAGTTTCGTATTATTTGTGGGAAAAATATGGAGTCTCGCACAGAGTTAAATTTATTTCAGTTGACTTTCAACCTGTTGTGGCTGAAATTTTAGAAAATATTGATTCGGGACTCATGGGCGTTGTTTTAAAACGTATGATGATGCGAGCCGCCAGTTTAGTGGCAGCTCGGATGGGCCATAATGCGTTGGTAACAGGTGAAGCCTTAGGACAGGTATCGAGTCAAACCTTAATCAATTTGGGCTTAATCGATAAAGTAACCGAGCAGCTCATTGTACGGCCATTAATTACTACAGATAAACAAGAAATTATCGATATTGCTCGTGAAATTGGTACTGAAGATTTTGCTAAAACCATGCCTGAATATTGCGGTGTAATTTCACAAAAGCCAAATATAGCAGCGCGCGAAGAAAAAGTAGAAGCAACGGAATCGCATTTTCATATGCCG is a window encoding:
- the thiI gene encoding tRNA uracil 4-sulfurtransferase ThiI, with protein sequence MKFIVKMHPEISIKSRSVRLRFTKILESNIKNVLRRVDEKAWVQKQWDCLEVRVSDDKRDIAIERMQCVPGIAFFSEVKQSEFVSFDDVCDKVLALYREDVEGKTFCVRVKRRGNHEFSSKDLERYVGGYLNQTIESASVKLTRPQMTVNLEVTNDQLFLIGERFQGLGGFPIATQDDVLSLISGGYDSGVASYLTMRRGYKTHFLFFNLGGAAHEIGVKQVSYYLWEKYGVSHRVKFISVDFQPVVAEILENIDSGLMGVVLKRMMMRAASLVAARMGHNALVTGEALGQVSSQTLINLGLIDKVTEQLIVRPLITTDKQEIIDIAREIGTEDFAKTMPEYCGVISQKPNIAAREEKVEATESHFHMPLIEQVVNDASVYDIRDLAKEAEEEVKEVASVSALTANQVIIDVRSAEEEENEPLELQGATILHIPFFKLANKFADLDQSQHYLLYCKKGVMSRLQALYLHEQGYQNVSLFQPV
- a CDS encoding flagellar motor protein MotB, whose translation is MVDDCPPCKKCPPPGLPAWMGTFADLMSLLMCFFVLLLAFSEMDVLKFKQIAGSMKFAFGVQNKLEIKDIPKGTSVIAQEFRPGRPDPTPIETIQQQTVEMTQPTLEFEAGDEDSAGGRQKQRGDQRGGTAADSASAQSSTAQSQSSAEEMSELVKKIAQQLEEQIVDGAIELESLGQQIIIRIRENGAFPSGSAFLQSQFKPIIRQVAELLNEVPGEITVSGHTDNQNAISELYSSNWELSAKRAVAVAHEMLTVPGFDQHRLIVVGHADTRPLVPNNTQANRRRNRRVEISILQGKAKESDPITVSPNTTITQ
- the pomA gene encoding flagellar motor protein PomA, translated to MDLATVIGIIGAIAFIVMAMILGGDLSMFFDVPSVLIVFCGSLFVVLANFTMGQFFGIGKILGKAFMFKIESPEELIEKSVEMADAARKGGFLALEEAQIDNPFMRKGVDMLVDGHDGDVVKATLSKDIELTTERHEAGVGLLKALGDVAPAMGMIGTLIGLVAMLSNMDDPKAIGPAMAVALLTTLYGAFLANVIALPLAAKLTLRKEEEKLNQSLILDAILGIQDGQNPRVIEGVLKNYLAESKRSVAQE
- the dxs gene encoding 1-deoxy-D-xylulose-5-phosphate synthase; translated protein: MSTNIHKYPRLRLINEPDELRSLPVNELPELANELRDFLLACVSKSSGHFASGLGTVELTVALHYVYNTPFDKLIWDVGHQAYPHKILTGRREQINSIRQYNGLHPFPWREESEYDTLSVGHSSTSISAALGIAIAAEKEAKGRQSVAVIGDGAITAGMAFEAMNHAGHLNKDMLVVLNDNDMSISENVGALNSHLAKILSGSVYTSFRESGKKILSSMPPIKELASKAEEHLKGMIAPSTIFEELGFNYIGPIDGHDVLALVNTLKNMRSLKGPQLLHVVTKKGKGYQPAEKDPIGYHAVPKFDLKTTELPKKSSPSPTYSKVFGDWLCDMAQSDNKLMAITPAMREGSGMVKFSKAFPKQYFDVAIAEQHAITLATGMAIAGLKPVVAIYSTFLQRGYDQLIHDVALQNLPVLFAVDRAGIVGADGPTHQGTFDLSFLRCIPNLVIMTPSDENECRQMLYTGYQLPQPAVVRYPRGTGPNTPINATMSELTIGQAKHLRQGQKIAILNFGTLCQYATQAAEKLNASVYDMRFVKPIDINAIKTAAEQHDYIITIEDNCVSGGAGSAVLETLAQLKQFTPCLTIGVPDEFVKHGSQAELYQQLKLDTDGIIEQINCFITH
- the ispA gene encoding (2E,6E)-farnesyl diphosphate synthase, giving the protein MCIQTELQRFQTEFNQTLVQTFSQLPNDIAPKLHQAMEYSVSNGGKRLRPFLLQIMAKVLAIDPKLIQPAAVALECIHSYSLVHDDLPAMDDDDLRRGKPTCHIQFDEAHAILAGDALQTLAFELLINADVQTDIKLSWVKILAQASGYQGMCGGQSLDLEAENKSVGLESLANIHSLKTGALLKAAVSMGCAAQRNLSDEQKQKFERFAELIGLAFQIQDDILDVTATTDALGKPQGSDQKSNKSTYPSLLGLTGAVHKAEQVFQSALEQIEDLPYNTQPLMDFAQFIIKRQH
- a CDS encoding exodeoxyribonuclease VII small subunit, with the translated sequence MPSKKPENMSLEASMSELEKVIEQLELGELPLEEALKQFERGVGLVRASQQKLDSAEQKIKILMDKNGQSELIDTSIETLN